One genomic segment of Spiroplasma endosymbiont of Poecilobothrus nobilitatus includes these proteins:
- the tmk gene encoding dTMP kinase — protein sequence MLFITLEGIDGSGKTTISKLLKEKLRSEGYQVVLTREPGGNEIAEQIRNVILSKHNLGMDPWTEALLYIAARRQHVVEDILPELKRGEIVICDRFMDSTSAYQGYARGLGIRTLDEVQSIVLGTTKPDLTLFFDIEPTMASERMKVRNEVEMNRLDLEKNSFHKKVYEGYQVLISENADRIKVIDASKPVNEVLEQVYYYVDEIIQKIKDKENG from the coding sequence ATGCTATTTATAACATTAGAAGGAATTGATGGTTCTGGGAAAACAACAATTTCAAAATTATTAAAAGAAAAATTACGGTCAGAAGGATACCAAGTTGTTTTAACACGAGAACCAGGGGGCAATGAAATTGCTGAGCAAATTAGAAATGTTATTTTAAGTAAACATAATTTAGGGATGGACCCATGAACAGAAGCTTTATTATATATTGCTGCTCGTAGGCAACATGTTGTTGAAGATATTTTGCCGGAGTTAAAACGAGGAGAAATTGTAATTTGTGATCGTTTTATGGATTCCACTTCAGCATATCAAGGATATGCTCGTGGATTAGGAATTCGAACATTGGATGAAGTACAATCAATTGTTTTGGGCACAACAAAGCCAGATTTAACTCTTTTTTTTGATATTGAACCAACAATGGCAAGTGAAAGAATGAAAGTTCGAAATGAGGTTGAAATGAACCGTCTTGATTTAGAAAAAAATTCGTTTCACAAGAAGGTATATGAAGGGTATCAAGTTTTAATTAGTGAAAATGCAGATCGCATTAAGGTTATTGATGCTAGTAAACCAGTTAATGAAGTATTAGAGCAAGTATATTATTATGTTGATGAAATTATTCAAAAAATAAAGGACAAAGAAAATGGATAA
- a CDS encoding DNA polymerase III subunit delta': protein MDNLFTKNYVEKMTLFKNLILKNNLSNQLLISCNNKVKLEKFTTEIIKFLLCLKKQGADCECDICHRINNKTYYDLKIKGDFETTIKKEAIQEIIQTFNYSALEQTGIKVYVINGIDLLTLEAANSLLKFLEEPSQNTYAFLLTTNKTNVIDTIKSRCLNIILENTTVLLEVDDFKNEFICTFFNNFASNSTNNFIHIRQLNNYDSVECRQFFLAIANVLKNKEWEKYQITNQDLIQKLNHKNSKLIEICYTIANLLLENLNKELILENGLIDWYNEV, encoded by the coding sequence ATGGATAATTTATTTACAAAAAATTATGTTGAGAAAATGACACTATTTAAAAATTTAATTTTAAAAAATAATTTATCAAATCAACTTTTGATTTCTTGCAATAATAAAGTTAAGTTAGAAAAATTTACAACAGAAATTATTAAATTTTTATTGTGTTTAAAAAAACAAGGAGCAGATTGTGAATGTGATATTTGTCACCGCATTAATAATAAAACTTATTATGATTTAAAAATTAAAGGTGATTTTGAAACAACAATCAAAAAAGAAGCAATTCAAGAAATTATTCAAACCTTTAATTATTCTGCGTTAGAACAAACAGGAATAAAAGTATATGTTATTAATGGCATTGATTTATTAACATTAGAAGCTGCTAATTCATTATTAAAATTTTTAGAAGAACCTAGTCAAAATACATATGCTTTTTTATTAACAACTAATAAAACAAATGTTATTGATACTATTAAATCACGTTGTTTAAATATTATTTTAGAAAATACAACTGTTTTATTAGAAGTTGATGATTTTAAAAATGAATTTATTTGTACCTTTTTTAACAATTTTGCAAGTAACTCGACAAATAACTTTATTCATATTCGCCAGTTAAATAATTATGATAGTGTTGAATGTCGCCAATTTTTTTTAGCAATTGCTAATGTTTTAAAAAATAAAGAATGAGAAAAATATCAAATTACAAATCAAGATTTAATTCAAAAATTAAATCATAAAAATAGCAAGTTAATTGAAATTTGTTATACTATTGCAAATTTATTATTGGAAAATTTAAATAAAGAATTAATTTTAGAAAATGGATTGATTGATTGATATAACGAGGTGTAA
- a CDS encoding tRNA1(Val) (adenine(37)-N6)-methyltransferase yields MKVLNDLLEYEGIKINQRTDMFNFSLVTVLLARFATLNTKIKNILDIGTNNAAIPLILSTLTSATITGIELQKEAVQLAEENVVLNHKTEQIKIIHNDINEYVKTNANVKYDLIVCNPPFFKVNGAKLNEKNKLLIPARHETDVTLEEIIFAAKKLVANRGYFAIIHCTTRLLEITALLIKYGLNIKRLQFIHPFVESEANNVLIEARFQSGAGLIIEKPIIVHNKNYHYTEEVLKLFRK; encoded by the coding sequence GTGAAAGTTTTAAATGATTTATTAGAATATGAGGGAATTAAAATTAACCAACGAACTGATATGTTTAATTTTTCATTGGTTACAGTCTTATTGGCTCGTTTTGCAACATTAAATACAAAAATAAAAAATATTTTAGATATTGGTACTAATAATGCGGCAATTCCGTTAATTTTATCAACTTTAACTTCAGCAACAATTACTGGAATTGAATTGCAAAAAGAAGCTGTGCAATTAGCAGAAGAAAATGTTGTATTAAATCATAAAACTGAACAGATTAAAATTATTCATAATGATATTAATGAATATGTTAAAACTAATGCTAATGTTAAATATGATTTAATTGTATGCAATCCGCCGTTTTTTAAAGTTAATGGAGCAAAATTAAATGAAAAAAATAAATTATTAATTCCAGCACGCCATGAAACAGATGTCACATTAGAAGAGATTATTTTTGCTGCTAAGAAATTAGTTGCAAATCGAGGGTATTTTGCGATTATTCATTGCACAACAAGATTATTAGAAATTACTGCATTATTAATTAAGTATGGTCTTAATATTAAACGACTACAATTTATTCATCCTTTTGTAGAAAGCGAAGCAAATAATGTTTTAATTGAAGCTCGTTTTCAAAGTGGTGCAGGCCTTATTATTGAAAAGCCAATCATTGTTCATAATAAGAATTATCATTATACAGAAGAAGTTTTAAAATTATTTCGAAAATAG
- the tilS gene encoding tRNA lysidine(34) synthetase TilS — METKLLKQNEKYVIGVSGGPDSMFLLDNIYNNSELDINNFIVCLVNYQKRKESDYDEQIVVEYCQKRNIKVHVKKVTAKDYEQYQTNSHNFQAVARGIRYDFFLQISEKYCCQGVLIAHNLTDYIETYILQKQRNGIVEYYGLNKTSYYYSQLFDKKLKVLRIILEISREEIIEYLFHQQINYAIDSTNILAIYNRNIIRNEIQDINLQDMLLEIEEKNKKNEQLKLIAKNYLIENFGQINVTSFNALNNIQLQKIIIFNYFKTNKVVYLIRNKKRKFLDEIIKELKSLKPNIILKINSRYSLIKSYDNVEIVNNELLELTTIQMTPTTGLPIKWKENIINWGTKNKHDFKLTAAQWPITITNDLSLLRNVIINKMRLNRWFIKNKVPLLARKSYFVLDKNNNLIYANNLVDLKINKFINNTLVEKYNLFFLW, encoded by the coding sequence ATGGAAACTAAACTTTTAAAACAGAATGAAAAATATGTTATCGGGGTGTCTGGTGGTCCGGATAGTATGTTTTTACTTGACAATATTTATAATAATTCAGAGTTAGATATTAATAATTTCATTGTGTGTTTGGTAAATTACCAGAAGCGAAAAGAAAGTGACTATGATGAACAAATTGTTGTTGAATATTGCCAAAAACGAAATATTAAGGTCCATGTAAAAAAAGTGACAGCGAAAGACTATGAACAGTATCAGACTAATTCTCATAATTTTCAAGCAGTCGCTCGTGGCATACGATATGATTTTTTTTTACAAATTAGTGAAAAATATTGTTGCCAGGGTGTTTTAATTGCCCATAATTTGACTGATTATATTGAAACATATATTTTACAAAAACAACGAAATGGAATTGTTGAATATTATGGTCTAAATAAAACTAGTTATTATTATTCTCAATTGTTCGACAAAAAACTAAAAGTGTTGCGGATTATATTAGAAATATCAAGAGAAGAAATTATTGAATATTTATTTCATCAGCAAATTAATTATGCGATTGATTCAACTAATATTTTAGCGATTTATAATCGAAATATTATTCGTAATGAAATTCAGGATATTAATTTACAAGATATGTTATTAGAAATTGAGGAAAAAAATAAGAAAAATGAACAATTAAAGTTAATTGCAAAAAATTATTTGATTGAAAATTTTGGACAAATTAATGTTACTAGTTTTAATGCTCTTAATAATATTCAGTTGCAAAAAATTATTATTTTTAATTATTTTAAAACTAATAAGGTTGTTTATTTAATTAGGAATAAAAAAAGAAAGTTTTTAGATGAAATAATTAAGGAATTAAAAAGTTTAAAACCAAATATTATTCTTAAAATTAATTCAAGATATTCTTTAATTAAATCATATGATAATGTTGAAATTGTTAATAATGAACTTTTAGAATTAACAACAATTCAAATGACACCAACAACTGGATTACCAATAAAATGAAAAGAAAATATTATTAATTGGGGAACTAAAAATAAGCATGATTTTAAGTTAACAGCAGCACAATGACCAATCACAATTACAAACGATTTATCTTTGCTAAGAAATGTAATAATTAATAAGATGCGTTTAAATCGTTGATTTATCAAAAATAAAGTACCTCTTTTAGCAAGAAAAAGTTATTTTGTGTTAGATAAGAATAATAACCTTATTTATGCGAACAATTTAGTTGATTTAAAAATTAATAAATTTATTAATAATACTTTAGTGGAAAAATACAATTTATTTTTTTTATGATAA
- the ftsH gene encoding ATP-dependent zinc metalloprotease FtsH: protein MNKKRMWFAIISSLIFIGLIILTIVLWTKSDITKISEGDMQKIGNTQKYNDQNINEITIKANVGKNTVVMEGIIRYSENGVIKTVLYSSEWNREGFRTYTYKDGIATNTWHENFKNKLKGGLVSFDREFVPMWQAMLIQLVPWLLIMGIAVFMIARLSKMSGGMSGANPFSMGKNKARQIQSTVKFSDVAGINEEKTELVELVDYLKNPQKYSSMGARAPKGVLMEGPPGTGKTLLAKAVAGEAGVPFFSISGSEFEEMFVGVGASRIREMFIAAKKAAPCIIFIDEIDAVGRKRTVSIGSGANEQTLNQLLVEMDGFGTNTGVIVMAATNRVDVLDFALLRPGRFDRQIQISLPDINEREAILKLHARNKAVSTEVDFRRIAERTPGFSGAQLENVLNEAAILCVRKNLKIITVNIIDEAIDRVVGGPAKESRKYSVMDKDIVSYHEAGHALIGLRLQAASKVQKVTIIPRGQAGGYTIMTPKEETMFHSKENLYSTITGYLGGRASEEIIFGKTKITTGAHDDLEKATNIARHMVTEYGMSSLGLVQFESPKDEYTGTRKRYSENIAAKIDTEVRKILDDCYVTAKALISENRSLLDLIAESLKILETITAEQIEYIDKYHKLPDEVIHEKERAAKHKEKKAKGEILEVKPKERKKDHPEDDKNNDPNKK from the coding sequence ATGAATAAAAAAAGAATGTGATTTGCAATTATAAGTTCGTTAATTTTTATTGGTTTGATTATTTTAACAATTGTATTATGAACAAAATCAGATATTACAAAAATTAGCGAAGGTGATATGCAAAAAATTGGTAATACTCAAAAGTATAACGATCAAAATATTAATGAAATTACTATTAAGGCTAATGTTGGTAAAAATACTGTAGTTATGGAAGGAATCATTAGATATTCTGAGAATGGTGTTATCAAAACTGTTCTCTATAGTTCGGAATGAAACCGAGAAGGTTTTAGAACTTATACTTATAAGGACGGAATAGCAACAAATACATGACATGAAAATTTTAAAAATAAATTAAAAGGTGGTCTTGTTTCATTTGACCGTGAATTTGTTCCAATGTGACAAGCAATGTTAATACAATTAGTACCATGATTATTAATAATGGGAATCGCTGTCTTTATGATTGCTCGTTTATCAAAAATGTCTGGTGGGATGTCGGGCGCTAATCCCTTTTCAATGGGGAAAAATAAAGCACGTCAAATTCAATCAACTGTTAAATTTTCTGATGTTGCAGGAATTAATGAAGAAAAAACAGAGTTAGTTGAGTTAGTTGATTATTTAAAAAATCCACAGAAATATTCAAGTATGGGTGCTCGTGCTCCAAAAGGAGTTCTAATGGAAGGGCCACCAGGGACAGGAAAAACTTTATTAGCAAAAGCTGTTGCTGGAGAAGCTGGTGTGCCATTCTTTTCAATTTCAGGTTCTGAATTTGAAGAAATGTTTGTTGGAGTTGGTGCTTCAAGAATTCGCGAAATGTTTATTGCAGCTAAAAAAGCAGCACCATGTATCATTTTTATTGATGAAATTGATGCTGTTGGTCGAAAAAGAACTGTTTCAATTGGAAGTGGTGCTAATGAACAAACATTGAACCAGTTATTAGTTGAAATGGATGGTTTTGGAACTAATACGGGAGTTATTGTTATGGCAGCAACAAACCGAGTTGATGTATTAGACTTTGCTTTATTAAGACCAGGGCGTTTTGACCGCCAAATTCAAATTTCATTACCAGATATTAATGAACGAGAAGCAATTTTAAAATTACATGCCCGAAATAAAGCAGTTTCAACAGAGGTTGATTTTAGACGAATCGCTGAAAGAACGCCAGGATTTTCTGGAGCCCAATTAGAGAATGTTTTAAATGAAGCAGCAATTTTATGTGTTCGTAAGAATTTAAAAATTATTACTGTTAATATTATTGATGAAGCGATTGATCGTGTTGTTGGGGGGCCAGCAAAAGAATCACGTAAATATTCAGTAATGGATAAAGATATTGTTTCTTATCATGAAGCTGGTCATGCCCTAATTGGTTTACGTTTACAAGCAGCTAGCAAAGTTCAAAAAGTTACTATTATTCCACGTGGACAAGCAGGTGGTTATACAATTATGACACCAAAAGAAGAAACAATGTTTCATAGTAAAGAGAACTTATATTCGACAATTACTGGTTATTTAGGTGGGCGTGCATCAGAAGAAATTATTTTTGGAAAAACAAAAATAACAACAGGAGCACATGATGATTTAGAAAAAGCAACTAATATTGCGCGTCATATGGTTACTGAATATGGAATGAGTTCTTTAGGATTAGTACAATTTGAATCACCAAAAGATGAATATACTGGAACAAGAAAACGTTATTCAGAAAATATTGCAGCTAAAATTGATACTGAAGTTCGTAAAATTTTAGATGATTGTTATGTAACAGCAAAAGCATTAATTTCTGAAAATCGTAGTTTATTAGATTTAATTGCTGAAAGTTTAAAAATATTAGAAACAATTACGGCAGAACAAATTGAATATATTGATAAATATCATAAATTACCTGATGAAGTAATTCATGAAAAAGAACGTGCAGCAAAGCATAAAGAAAAAAAAGCAAAAGGTGAAATTTTAGAAGTTAAACCAAAAGAACGAAAAAAAGATCACCCAGAAGATGATAAAAATAATGATCCAAATAAGAAGTAG
- a CDS encoding Hsp33 family molecular chaperone HslO, whose protein sequence is MDKVTKAISNVHNVKMTVVDATKSLNDIIKLHATNPLATIVLSRVVLATILIGSDMKNATDKMTSIINGNGPIGTIMAEYTGHKVRGFCANTQFDVEQIKREHNVISQVVGTNGYLRVMKDLGMKESFSGQIQLISGEINLDFTYYLAQSEQIKSVIACSIKMNEDNTIEKAVGFFAQLLPEHKEDNIDYLEEKIENLENISHKLIAEDNLINIFKLIDQNAKVLEVDEVKFECSCSYEKALESAKLLGDEQLNEILINNGEIEIACDFCRKKYHIRASDLKSLLKE, encoded by the coding sequence ATGGACAAAGTAACAAAAGCAATTAGTAATGTTCATAATGTTAAAATGACAGTTGTTGATGCAACTAAATCATTAAACGATATTATTAAATTACATGCAACTAATCCGCTCGCAACAATTGTGTTGTCAAGAGTTGTTCTAGCCACTATTTTAATTGGTAGTGATATGAAAAATGCAACTGATAAAATGACAAGTATTATTAATGGAAATGGCCCAATTGGAACGATTATGGCAGAATATACTGGTCATAAAGTACGAGGATTTTGTGCTAATACACAATTTGATGTTGAACAAATTAAACGTGAACACAATGTTATTTCCCAAGTAGTTGGTACAAATGGTTATTTACGCGTAATGAAAGATTTAGGAATGAAAGAAAGTTTCTCAGGTCAAATTCAATTAATTTCTGGTGAAATTAATTTAGATTTTACCTATTATTTAGCACAAAGTGAACAAATTAAATCAGTTATTGCATGTTCAATTAAAATGAATGAAGATAACACAATTGAAAAAGCAGTTGGTTTTTTCGCGCAGTTGTTACCAGAACATAAAGAGGACAATATTGACTATTTAGAAGAAAAAATTGAAAATCTAGAAAACATTAGTCATAAATTAATTGCTGAAGATAATTTAATTAATATTTTTAAACTCATTGATCAAAATGCAAAAGTATTAGAAGTTGATGAAGTTAAATTTGAATGTAGTTGCTCATACGAAAAAGCTTTAGAATCAGCAAAATTATTAGGTGATGAGCAACTTAATGAAATTTTAATAAATAATGGCGAAATTGAAATTGCATGTGATTTTTGCCGCAAAAAATATCATATTAGAGCAAGTGATTTAAAAAGTTTACTTAAAGAATAA
- a CDS encoding ABC transporter ATP-binding protein has protein sequence MAEIKDVPSTGQTKPHGKEAKTKKPNDKEPKEKVDYTAVKEFKQKLKEQKKQTKLYSKRILKGEIISTTNSKPDTSKYVIELVNVKKSYITGEVETPVLKGIDLKLEKGDFIVILGPSGSGKTTLLNIISGLDKVSSGDVFVIGYNLSLLKDVDLTKFRRDNVGFIFQQYNLLTNLTAKENAEVGENLSKNKNKDMTIKNIFETIGMEEQMNKYPHQMSGGQQQRVSIARALAKNPDILFGDEPTGALDEEMGRKVLEILVDVNKKYKTTVIIVTHNPNIADIANTVIHVRNGLIDQIKKNTHPKKPNKIDWS, from the coding sequence ATGGCTGAAATTAAAGATGTACCTAGTACAGGCCAAACAAAACCACATGGGAAAGAAGCTAAAACAAAAAAACCAAATGACAAGGAACCAAAAGAAAAAGTTGATTATACTGCCGTTAAAGAATTTAAACAAAAGTTAAAAGAACAAAAGAAACAAACAAAGTTATATTCAAAACGAATTTTAAAAGGGGAAATTATCTCAACAACAAATAGTAAACCAGATACAAGTAAATATGTAATTGAACTAGTTAATGTTAAAAAATCATATATTACTGGGGAAGTTGAAACACCAGTTTTAAAAGGAATTGATTTAAAATTAGAAAAAGGAGACTTTATTGTTATTTTAGGTCCTTCTGGATCAGGAAAAACAACATTACTAAACATTATTTCAGGTTTAGATAAAGTTTCAAGTGGTGATGTTTTTGTTATTGGCTATAACTTATCGTTATTAAAAGATGTTGATTTAACAAAATTTAGACGAGATAATGTTGGTTTTATTTTCCAACAATATAATTTATTAACTAATTTAACTGCTAAAGAAAATGCTGAAGTTGGGGAAAATTTAAGTAAAAACAAAAATAAAGATATGACAATTAAAAATATTTTTGAGACAATTGGAATGGAAGAACAAATGAACAAATATCCTCACCAAATGTCAGGGGGACAGCAACAACGGGTTTCAATTGCTAGAGCATTAGCAAAAAATCCAGATATCTTATTTGGTGATGAACCAACAGGAGCTTTAGATGAAGAAATGGGTCGAAAAGTACTTGAAATTTTAGTTGATGTTAATAAAAAATATAAAACAACGGTTATTATTGTTACGCATAATCCAAATATTGCTGATATTGCTAATACAGTTATTCATGTTCGTAATGGATTAATTGACCAAATTAAGAAAAATACACATCCAAAGAAACCAAACAAAATTGATTGATCTTAA
- the lysS gene encoding lysine--tRNA ligase produces the protein MEKRNFTEQDQIRRDKLKKMVNYGHNPFIIAKFDRTHTSKELNEQFNHLSKEELSTSSDNMIVKIAGRIKTFREAGKASFVTLQDQNGIFQVYVRNDEVGDEKYQEFINFDLGDIIGITGIMMKTNTEELTVRVKEFVLLAKALRALPDKYHGMTDIEEKYRRRYVDLITSAETKDIFIKRSKIIALMRDFFNSKGYLEVETPVLQPIHGGTAAKPFVTHHNTLDMNFYLRVATELPLKRLIVGGFEGVYEIGRLFRNEGMDTRHNPEFTTVEIYVAYQDMNFMMQLTENTICYIAKNILNKDETEYDGVMISFKQSWKRWHMVDAIKELLGIDFWKPMTFAEAKKIAKEKKLPIEKFYTSVGHIINLFFEEFVEDKLIQPTFIYGHPVEVSPLAKTNAEDPRFTDRFELFIKGCEYANAYSELNNPVEQYERFVSQLAERDNGNDEAQELDIDFIEALEYGMPPTGGLGIGIDRLVMLLTGQDSIKDVLLFPHMRPRGK, from the coding sequence ATGGAAAAACGTAATTTTACAGAACAAGATCAAATTAGACGTGATAAATTAAAAAAAATGGTTAACTATGGGCATAATCCTTTTATAATTGCCAAGTTTGACCGAACACATACAAGTAAAGAACTTAATGAACAATTTAATCATTTATCAAAAGAGGAATTATCCACAAGTAGTGATAATATGATAGTTAAAATTGCGGGTCGAATTAAAACATTTCGTGAGGCAGGAAAAGCTAGTTTTGTAACGTTACAAGATCAAAATGGAATTTTTCAAGTTTATGTTCGAAATGATGAAGTTGGTGATGAAAAATATCAAGAATTTATTAATTTTGATTTAGGAGATATTATTGGGATTACTGGAATAATGATGAAAACAAACACTGAGGAATTAACAGTGCGAGTTAAAGAATTTGTTTTATTAGCAAAAGCATTGCGTGCATTACCTGATAAATATCATGGAATGACTGATATTGAAGAAAAATATCGTCGTCGTTATGTTGATTTAATTACATCAGCGGAAACAAAAGATATTTTTATTAAGCGTAGCAAGATTATTGCTTTAATGCGAGATTTTTTTAATAGTAAGGGATATTTAGAAGTTGAGACACCTGTTTTACAGCCTATTCATGGTGGCACAGCGGCAAAACCATTTGTAACTCATCATAATACATTAGATATGAATTTTTATCTACGAGTAGCAACAGAATTACCTCTAAAACGGTTAATTGTTGGTGGTTTTGAGGGAGTTTATGAAATAGGGCGATTATTTAGAAATGAAGGAATGGATACACGCCATAATCCAGAGTTTACAACAGTTGAAATTTATGTTGCATATCAAGATATGAATTTTATGATGCAATTAACAGAGAATACTATTTGCTACATTGCAAAAAACATTTTAAATAAAGATGAAACAGAATACGATGGAGTAATGATTTCATTCAAACAGTCATGAAAACGTTGACATATGGTTGATGCAATTAAAGAGTTATTGGGAATTGATTTTTGAAAACCAATGACTTTTGCTGAAGCAAAGAAAATTGCAAAAGAAAAAAAACTACCAATTGAAAAATTTTATACTTCTGTTGGGCATATTATTAATTTGTTTTTTGAAGAATTTGTGGAAGATAAATTAATTCAACCAACATTTATTTATGGTCATCCCGTTGAAGTTTCTCCATTGGCAAAAACAAATGCAGAAGATCCAAGATTTACTGATCGATTTGAATTATTTATTAAAGGGTGTGAATATGCAAATGCTTATTCAGAATTAAATAATCCAGTTGAACAATATGAGCGTTTTGTTAGTCAATTAGCAGAACGTGATAATGGTAATGATGAAGCACAAGAATTAGATATTGATTTTATTGAAGCATTGGAATATGGAATGCCACCAACAGGTGGTTTAGGAATTGGAATTGATCGCCTAGTTATGTTATTAACAGGACAAGATTCAATTAAAGATGTATTATTATTTCCCCACATGCGGCCAAGAGGAAAATAG
- a CDS encoding IspD/TarI family cytidylyltransferase encodes MKNYTVIIVAAGKSSRFNQKDNKLLYQLDNKQTIIEQTLMLFLSDPLCTEIIVGVSEEILTFLLKKNYQEKNIQFIMGGIKRVDTIYQCLINHKISNEIIMIHDGVRCFTSLTFINQLNQVFQQKNYEVLIPILPITETLKKVKNNFVEKTLPREEYFTIQTPQIFKARLLYQVYDAYFQTKNRTIIYDDSYLVELFSPETKIHTIYGEKQNIKLTYVDDLKLLKLLK; translated from the coding sequence ATGAAAAATTATACGGTAATTATTGTGGCAGCTGGGAAGTCATCACGTTTTAATCAGAAGGACAATAAGTTGCTATATCAACTTGATAATAAACAAACTATTATTGAGCAAACATTAATGTTATTTTTAAGTGATCCACTTTGTACTGAAATTATTGTTGGTGTTAGTGAAGAAATTTTAACTTTTTTATTGAAAAAAAATTACCAAGAAAAAAATATACAATTTATTATGGGAGGAATAAAACGAGTTGATACGATTTATCAATGTTTAATTAATCATAAAATTAGTAATGAAATCATAATGATTCATGATGGTGTGCGTTGTTTTACTAGTTTAACTTTTATTAATCAATTAAATCAAGTTTTTCAACAAAAAAATTATGAAGTGTTAATTCCAATTTTACCAATTACAGAAACCCTTAAAAAGGTTAAAAATAATTTTGTTGAAAAAACATTACCTCGAGAAGAATATTTTACAATTCAGACGCCACAAATTTTTAAAGCAAGATTATTATATCAAGTTTATGACGCATATTTTCAGACTAAAAATAGAACAATAATTTATGATGATAGTTATTTAGTAGAGTTATTTTCACCAGAAACAAAAATTCATACAATTTATGGTGAAAAACAAAACATTAAATTAACTTATGTTGATGATTTAAAATTATTAAAATTATTAAAATAA
- the rpsF gene encoding 30S ribosomal protein S6: MRKYEIMYILNPEATNFDELESKLHQILEANGGKIEEHGKWWIKDLVYPIKKKTKGYYGVLIVNTTSENIDEFVRISHIEQDVLRILVINTEKEKGYIQSTVYAKTEVKNDKPDRDRRPGNKKSDYKRHEQRSEGEETKPENAPTETKE; the protein is encoded by the coding sequence ATGCGTAAATATGAAATTATGTATATATTAAATCCCGAAGCAACTAATTTTGATGAATTAGAAAGTAAATTACACCAAATTTTAGAAGCTAATGGGGGGAAAATAGAAGAACACGGAAAATGATGAATTAAAGACTTAGTATATCCAATTAAAAAGAAAACAAAAGGATATTATGGAGTATTAATTGTTAATACAACATCAGAAAACATTGATGAATTTGTTCGAATTAGTCATATTGAACAAGATGTGTTACGAATTTTAGTAATTAATACAGAAAAAGAAAAAGGATATATTCAATCAACTGTTTATGCAAAAACAGAAGTTAAGAATGATAAACCAGACCGTGATCGTAGACCAGGGAATAAAAAATCTGATTATAAACGTCATGAACAACGTTCAGAAGGTGAAGAAACAAAACCAGAAAATGCACCAACTGAAACAAAAGAATAA
- a CDS encoding single-stranded DNA-binding protein, translating to MLNRVSLVGRLTRDLELKNSVNGKPFVAFTLAVNNSFNNQASFIPCFAWNKAAENMARYLKKGSLIALDGRLQTRSDNVNGQVATIVQVIADMVSFLDSKGASDGTNIGGPSMPIANDFSNTTFEQPEPQDDNNNSITFDGDDAILWD from the coding sequence ATGTTAAATCGAGTTTCATTAGTAGGAAGACTAACCCGTGATTTAGAATTAAAAAATTCTGTTAATGGTAAACCATTTGTTGCTTTCACATTAGCAGTAAATAATAGTTTTAATAACCAAGCTTCGTTTATTCCTTGCTTTGCTTGGAATAAGGCGGCAGAAAATATGGCCCGTTATTTAAAAAAAGGATCATTAATTGCATTAGATGGACGTTTACAAACGAGAAGTGATAATGTTAATGGTCAAGTTGCGACAATTGTTCAAGTAATTGCTGATATGGTTTCTTTTTTAGATTCAAAAGGCGCTAGTGATGGCACTAACATTGGTGGTCCATCAATGCCAATTGCTAATGATTTTTCTAACACAACTTTTGAACAACCAGAACCACAAGATGATAATAATAATAGTATTACTTTTGATGGCGATGATGCAATTTTATGAGATTAA